The following are encoded together in the Pseudoalteromonas ruthenica genome:
- the truD gene encoding tRNA pseudouridine(13) synthase TruD, with product MSDAVSPWEQPLAELNYLYGKPSAKGLFKEHAEDFMVDEELGFELDGEGEHVCIHIIKRGVNTQAVAKAIAKHAQVAPREVAYAGQKDRQGVCSQWFSVPVPIKKHIDFSALNDESIFVTEQQRHGRRLRLGCHRGNHFKIRLREVDEPLAVLSRINAVRQGVPNYFGEQRFGHGGHNLTMAQRMFQGERIRDKKLRSMVISAARSYIFNQIVSLRVAEHGLAKTLQHEVFMLSGSNAFFTDAITPENITRLVQGDIELSAPMVGKGDKALVAQERQWLAPFNEWCAGLAQLGLKGERRMLRLYPENLTVAAPSENVIELSFSLKKGCFATALLRELVDYRQSENSITRNHDENIAK from the coding sequence ATGAGTGACGCAGTATCACCCTGGGAGCAGCCTTTAGCTGAGCTAAACTATTTATACGGCAAGCCAAGCGCAAAAGGGCTGTTTAAAGAGCACGCCGAAGACTTTATGGTCGACGAAGAGCTTGGATTTGAGCTCGATGGTGAAGGTGAGCATGTTTGTATCCATATAATCAAACGTGGTGTTAATACACAGGCGGTCGCCAAAGCCATTGCTAAGCATGCACAAGTGGCTCCCAGAGAGGTGGCTTACGCCGGACAAAAAGACCGCCAAGGTGTGTGTAGCCAGTGGTTTAGTGTTCCTGTTCCGATAAAAAAGCATATCGACTTCAGTGCCCTAAATGATGAGTCAATCTTTGTTACTGAGCAGCAACGCCATGGTCGCCGTTTGCGTCTCGGTTGTCATCGGGGGAATCACTTTAAAATACGCTTGCGTGAGGTCGATGAGCCATTAGCGGTGCTTAGTCGTATTAACGCCGTGCGTCAGGGAGTGCCCAATTACTTTGGTGAGCAACGTTTTGGTCATGGCGGGCATAATCTCACCATGGCGCAGCGGATGTTCCAAGGTGAGCGTATCCGCGATAAAAAGCTGCGCTCGATGGTGATCTCCGCCGCCCGGTCTTACATTTTTAATCAGATCGTTAGTTTGCGAGTAGCCGAGCATGGTCTTGCCAAAACCCTGCAACATGAAGTGTTTATGCTCAGTGGCAGTAACGCCTTTTTCACTGATGCCATTACTCCTGAGAACATCACCCGCTTAGTACAAGGTGATATTGAGCTGTCTGCCCCCATGGTGGGTAAGGGTGATAAGGCACTGGTGGCGCAAGAGCGTCAATGGTTGGCACCATTTAATGAGTGGTGCGCGGGGTTGGCGCAATTAGGGCTTAAAGGGGAGCGCCGTATGCTGCGTCTTTACCCTGAAAACTTAACTGTCGCAGCGCCTAGCGAGAATGTCATAGAGCTGAGTTTTAGTCTAAAAAAAGGCTGTTTTGCTACGGCGTTACTCAGAGAGCTGGTTGACTATCGACAAAGTGAGAACAGTATTACAAGGAATCACGATGAGAATATTGCTAAGTAA
- the ispF gene encoding 2-C-methyl-D-erythritol 2,4-cyclodiphosphate synthase: protein MIRIGHGYDVHRFGGEGPLVIAGVSIDYEQGFIAHSDGDVAIHALCDALLGALALGDIGKHFPDTSAEFAGIDSRILLRRVMQEVNNKGYAVGNVDVTIVAQTPKMRPHIDAMRQCLADDLQVRMDQVNVKATTTEKLGFAGRKEGIASHAVALLVESS from the coding sequence ATGATCCGCATTGGTCATGGCTATGATGTACACCGCTTTGGTGGTGAAGGACCGCTAGTAATTGCCGGCGTGAGCATCGATTATGAACAAGGCTTTATTGCCCACTCCGATGGCGATGTTGCTATTCATGCCTTATGTGATGCCTTACTTGGGGCGTTGGCATTGGGGGATATCGGCAAACACTTTCCTGATACCAGTGCCGAATTTGCTGGTATTGATAGCCGTATACTGCTGCGTCGGGTGATGCAGGAAGTGAATAACAAGGGCTATGCGGTGGGCAATGTTGATGTCACTATTGTCGCTCAGACACCGAAAATGCGCCCTCATATTGATGCTATGCGCCAATGTTTAGCCGATGATTTACAGGTGCGCATGGATCAAGTCAATGTTAAGGCAACGACCACTGAAAAGCTCGGTTTCGCAGGGCGCAAAGAAGGGATAGCCAGTCATGCGGTGGCACTGTTGGTCGAATCGTCATGA
- a CDS encoding protein-L-isoaspartate(D-aspartate) O-methyltransferase, with the protein MIGNLQRSASSLAELLAKEGVTDQRVLEVIAHTPRHVFIDEVLKHKAYQNTALPIGQGQTISQPFIVAQMTALLRQHGVSSKVLEIGTGSGYQSAILAQLFDKVYSVERIKALQWQAKRRLHQLDLYNVSMKHGDGWQGWASQAPFQGIIVTAAASSVPEQLLQQLDDGGVMIVPIGDAEQKLMVYTRHGNQFNQQVMADVRFVPLVPGDII; encoded by the coding sequence ATGATCGGTAATCTGCAACGCAGTGCAAGTTCATTGGCAGAGTTGTTAGCCAAAGAGGGAGTGACTGATCAGCGCGTGCTTGAGGTTATAGCACACACCCCTCGGCATGTATTTATAGATGAGGTGCTAAAACATAAAGCCTATCAGAATACCGCTTTACCAATCGGCCAAGGGCAAACTATTTCGCAACCCTTTATCGTCGCGCAGATGACCGCACTGCTGCGCCAGCATGGCGTGAGCTCTAAGGTGTTGGAGATAGGTACCGGTTCTGGTTATCAAAGCGCTATATTGGCACAGCTGTTTGACAAGGTGTATTCGGTAGAGCGTATCAAGGCGTTGCAGTGGCAAGCAAAACGCCGCTTGCATCAGCTTGATTTGTATAACGTCAGCATGAAGCATGGTGACGGTTGGCAAGGCTGGGCATCTCAAGCGCCATTTCAGGGCATTATAGTGACTGCCGCAGCATCCAGTGTTCCCGAGCAGCTGCTCCAGCAGCTTGATGACGGTGGTGTGATGATTGTGCCAATAGGCGATGCTGAACAAAAGCTAATGGTATATACTCGCCATGGAAATCAATTTAATCAACAAGTTATGGCCGATGTACGTTTTGTGCCCTTGGTACCTGGCGACATAATATAA
- the rpoS gene encoding RNA polymerase sigma factor RpoS, translating to MGHTAKLETTQDNATDTNVIDEPKEELLEQVEESNAEEEIFAKDDNVKNLDATQLYLSEIGFSPLLSAEEEVYFARKALRGCEASRKRMIESNLRLVVKIARRYNNRGLALLDLIEEGNLGLIRAVEKFDPERGFRFSTYATWWIRQTIERAIMNQTRTIRLPIHVVKELNVYLRTARELTQQLDHEPTAEEIAERLDRPVEDVTKMLRLNEKISSVDTPIGGDNDKALLDIIADEKGSGPEGEVQSKDINDHIVHWLDELNPKQREVLARRFGLLGYEPSTLEDVGREIGLTRERVRQIQVEALRRLKDMLHHEGLNTESLFEQM from the coding sequence ATGGGTCACACTGCAAAACTTGAAACCACACAAGACAACGCCACTGATACAAATGTTATCGACGAACCAAAGGAAGAACTCCTAGAGCAAGTAGAGGAAAGTAATGCTGAGGAAGAGATCTTTGCCAAGGACGATAATGTTAAAAACCTCGATGCAACGCAACTTTACCTAAGTGAAATTGGCTTTTCGCCGCTGTTAAGCGCCGAGGAAGAAGTCTACTTTGCACGTAAAGCCTTACGTGGCTGCGAAGCGTCAAGAAAACGCATGATTGAGAGCAACCTACGCCTGGTTGTGAAAATTGCCCGACGTTACAATAATCGTGGTTTAGCACTACTCGATCTGATTGAGGAAGGTAATCTGGGGCTGATCCGTGCCGTGGAGAAGTTTGACCCAGAGCGCGGTTTTCGCTTTTCAACTTATGCAACATGGTGGATACGACAAACGATAGAGCGTGCGATAATGAACCAGACACGCACTATTCGCCTACCGATTCACGTGGTTAAAGAGCTTAATGTTTACTTGCGTACGGCCCGTGAACTGACGCAGCAACTGGACCATGAACCAACGGCAGAAGAAATTGCAGAGCGTTTAGACCGACCAGTAGAAGACGTGACTAAAATGTTGCGTTTAAACGAAAAGATTTCTTCCGTTGATACCCCGATTGGTGGTGACAACGATAAAGCATTACTGGACATTATTGCCGATGAGAAGGGCAGTGGTCCCGAAGGGGAAGTGCAAAGTAAAGATATCAACGATCATATCGTGCATTGGCTTGATGAGCTAAACCCTAAACAGCGGGAAGTTTTGGCTCGACGCTTTGGTTTATTAGGATACGAGCCATCCACCCTCGAGGACGTAGGCCGAGAAATTGGCCTCACCCGAGAGCGGGTAAGACAAATTCAAGTGGAGGCATTGCGCCGATTAAAAGATATGCTCCATCACGAAGGGCTTAACACCGAGAGTCTATTTGAACAAATGTAA
- a CDS encoding Ig-like domain-containing protein, whose product MKSNRRYIPAVVAALMAAPTVTWALDCSPLTAWNSDDAYNSGAQVVYQDKAYEANWWTQNQDPATHSGDWQQWRLLGQCDGANQTPIVELTSPLNNSSFGENDSVVLKAQASDSDGSVSAVEFFINGVSLGVDSAAPFELNWQALAGEHTLLAQARDDQQGEGVSAEVKISVLPADGNAAPTVTLTAPTAQTQARSGEQVTLSANADDSDGVVTAVDFYVDQVQVGSDTSAPYSIQWQAESGLHQFQAKATDDVGAQSMSASVQVNVDAAAAGICQGTPSYVAGTSYSQGDTVENVNHAYRCDVAGWCSSSSAWAYEPGVGQHWQDAWTDLGICAIAPDITITSPSANATLLQGQSTVISADVSDSDGSVSAVEFSVAGNVIATDTSAPYQATWQVQGLGETAVTVAASDNEGNLSEQSVLVSVTDQPLVVSLNSPASGEQLRLGQSLTLAADASSALGSVTEVSFAVNGQIVGSDSSAPYTLNYTPASLGQYAVSALANDSQGNSAQSTAATINVIDTPAGKKHKLIGYWHNFVNPAGCPIPLSDISSAWDIIDIAFAENDRNATGKVVFHPFEEDIRSDCPPIDPVKFKQDIKDLQAQGKVVVLSLGGAEGTITLETDSDEANFVASLTNIINEWGFDGLDVDYESGSNLVHGSQIQARLGRALKQIEQNIGGDMYLTMAPEHPYVHGGMVAYSGIWGAYIPLIDDVRDTLDLLHVQLYNNGGLPNPYEPGSASEGSVNMMVAHAKMLIEGFTLANGQQFAPLRDDQVAIGLPSGPQSANSGQAPTQNIIDALDCLTKGQACGTITPSNPYPHFGGVMTWSINWDKYDGYNFSGPIGDKLTQMNNGQ is encoded by the coding sequence ATGAAATCCAATCGGCGATATATACCTGCTGTGGTGGCTGCACTTATGGCGGCGCCCACTGTGACTTGGGCCTTAGACTGCAGCCCACTGACGGCATGGAATAGCGATGATGCTTATAACAGTGGTGCTCAAGTTGTATACCAAGACAAAGCATATGAAGCGAACTGGTGGACGCAAAATCAAGACCCAGCCACTCACTCCGGAGACTGGCAGCAATGGCGTTTACTGGGTCAATGCGATGGTGCCAACCAAACGCCAATAGTCGAGCTTACTTCGCCTCTTAATAATAGTTCTTTTGGTGAAAATGACAGCGTTGTCCTTAAGGCGCAAGCAAGCGACAGTGATGGCAGTGTCAGCGCCGTTGAGTTTTTCATCAATGGAGTTTCACTGGGTGTCGATAGTGCTGCTCCATTTGAGCTAAATTGGCAAGCCTTGGCCGGAGAGCATACTCTGCTCGCTCAGGCGCGAGATGATCAGCAAGGCGAGGGCGTCAGCGCTGAAGTAAAGATTTCGGTGCTTCCCGCTGACGGGAATGCTGCGCCGACAGTGACGTTAACTGCGCCGACGGCGCAAACCCAAGCGCGTAGCGGTGAGCAAGTGACCTTGAGCGCGAATGCCGATGACAGTGATGGTGTTGTTACGGCGGTAGATTTTTATGTTGATCAAGTGCAAGTTGGTAGTGATACCAGTGCGCCCTATTCTATACAATGGCAGGCCGAGTCGGGGCTTCATCAGTTTCAAGCCAAAGCCACCGATGATGTCGGTGCTCAGAGTATGAGTGCCAGTGTGCAAGTCAACGTCGATGCGGCCGCAGCTGGCATCTGTCAAGGCACGCCTAGTTATGTAGCAGGCACCAGTTATAGCCAAGGGGATACCGTCGAAAATGTCAATCACGCCTATCGCTGTGACGTCGCTGGTTGGTGTTCTTCAAGTTCGGCTTGGGCATATGAACCTGGAGTCGGCCAGCACTGGCAGGATGCTTGGACCGACCTTGGTATTTGCGCAATTGCTCCGGATATCACCATTACCTCGCCCAGTGCGAATGCCACATTATTACAAGGGCAAAGTACGGTGATTAGCGCCGATGTTAGCGACAGTGACGGCAGCGTCAGTGCGGTTGAATTCTCTGTTGCAGGCAATGTGATCGCCACAGATACGAGCGCGCCTTACCAAGCGACATGGCAAGTGCAAGGGCTCGGTGAAACGGCGGTGACGGTTGCCGCGAGTGATAATGAAGGCAACCTTAGCGAGCAGTCGGTGCTGGTCAGTGTCACTGATCAGCCCTTGGTGGTGAGCTTGAACTCTCCTGCCAGCGGAGAGCAGCTGCGCTTAGGGCAAAGCCTGACACTGGCTGCTGATGCAAGCTCTGCGCTCGGCAGTGTTACCGAGGTGAGCTTTGCTGTGAATGGACAAATCGTTGGCAGTGATAGCAGCGCCCCTTATACGCTGAATTATACCCCCGCGAGTTTAGGCCAGTATGCAGTTAGCGCCCTTGCCAATGACTCTCAAGGTAACAGCGCACAAAGCACGGCCGCGACAATTAATGTGATTGACACCCCAGCGGGGAAAAAACACAAGCTCATCGGTTATTGGCATAACTTCGTTAATCCGGCAGGCTGCCCTATTCCCTTGTCCGATATTTCCAGTGCTTGGGATATCATCGATATTGCCTTTGCCGAGAATGACCGCAATGCCACGGGTAAAGTTGTCTTTCACCCCTTTGAAGAGGACATTCGTTCCGATTGTCCGCCGATAGACCCGGTTAAATTTAAGCAAGACATAAAAGATTTACAAGCACAAGGAAAGGTCGTGGTGTTGAGCCTTGGCGGCGCCGAAGGCACGATTACTTTAGAGACAGATAGTGACGAGGCGAACTTTGTCGCCAGTTTGACCAACATCATCAATGAATGGGGTTTTGATGGCCTAGATGTCGATTACGAGAGTGGTTCCAACCTGGTTCATGGCTCACAGATCCAAGCGCGTTTAGGGCGTGCCTTGAAGCAAATTGAGCAAAACATCGGGGGCGATATGTATCTAACAATGGCTCCGGAGCACCCTTATGTACATGGGGGCATGGTCGCTTACTCTGGCATTTGGGGGGCGTATATTCCGCTCATTGACGATGTGCGGGATACCCTGGATTTACTCCATGTGCAACTCTACAACAATGGTGGCCTACCTAACCCCTATGAGCCGGGCTCGGCATCTGAGGGGTCGGTCAATATGATGGTCGCACATGCAAAAATGTTGATAGAAGGGTTTACCCTTGCCAATGGTCAGCAATTTGCGCCGCTGCGTGATGACCAAGTTGCTATCGGTCTGCCGTCTGGGCCGCAATCGGCTAATTCAGGGCAAGCACCCACGCAAAACATTATTGATGCGTTGGATTGCTTAACCAAGGGGCAAGCATGTGGCACCATTACACCCAGTAACCCGTATCCACACTTTGGTGGGGTAATGACCTGGTCGATAAACTGGGATAAGTACGATGGTTACAATTTCTCTGGTCCCATTGGCGATAAGCTCACTCAAATGAACAATGGCCAATAA
- the ftsB gene encoding cell division protein FtsB: MRLFQLGLVALFFYLQYLLWFGHNGIEDYTRLRKAVASHELTNQQLSKRNKLLEADIQDLKLDLEGVEERARHELGMIKPGEVFYRVLPSKQSLRKE; this comes from the coding sequence ATGCGCCTATTTCAATTAGGCCTCGTGGCTTTGTTTTTTTACTTACAGTATCTGTTATGGTTTGGTCATAATGGCATTGAGGATTACACCCGACTGCGTAAAGCGGTCGCCAGCCATGAGCTTACTAATCAACAATTAAGTAAACGTAATAAACTGCTTGAGGCAGATATCCAGGACCTGAAGTTGGATTTGGAGGGGGTAGAAGAGCGGGCCCGCCACGAACTGGGGATGATCAAACCCGGTGAGGTGTTTTACCGCGTTTTACCGAGCAAGCAATCGCTTAGAAAAGAATAA
- a CDS encoding YqaA family protein, producing the protein MQLFTPLYDAALRWAAHRHAERYLAGMSFAESVFFPVPPDVMLAPMCLAKTSQAWRFAILTTLASVIGGVLGYLLGFWLFEPLVEPFIHSMGWQDKFAQALAWFEHYGVWVVFIAGFSPIPYKVFTIGAGLLQMAFLPFLLASAVGRGARFFLVAALMKWGGARMEQKLRQYVEVLGWLVVSLAIGLYLVYR; encoded by the coding sequence TTGCAGTTATTTACCCCTTTGTACGATGCCGCCTTGCGTTGGGCCGCTCACCGACATGCTGAGCGCTACTTAGCAGGGATGAGCTTTGCCGAATCGGTATTTTTTCCCGTTCCCCCTGACGTCATGCTGGCACCGATGTGCTTAGCGAAAACTTCACAAGCTTGGCGTTTCGCTATTTTGACCACCTTAGCCTCTGTTATTGGCGGAGTATTAGGTTATCTTCTTGGTTTTTGGTTATTTGAACCCTTAGTTGAACCATTTATCCATTCTATGGGTTGGCAAGATAAATTTGCCCAAGCACTCGCTTGGTTTGAACATTATGGCGTGTGGGTGGTGTTTATAGCTGGCTTCTCGCCGATACCTTATAAGGTCTTTACCATAGGCGCCGGTTTATTGCAGATGGCCTTTTTACCTTTCTTGTTGGCATCGGCAGTAGGCCGAGGTGCACGCTTTTTTCTTGTCGCTGCATTGATGAAGTGGGGAGGGGCGCGTATGGAGCAAAAACTGCGACAATACGTGGAAGTGCTTGGTTGGCTTGTAGTTAGCTTGGCCATCGGTTTATATTTGGTTTACCGCTAA
- a CDS encoding peptidoglycan DD-metalloendopeptidase family protein, whose product MQGRFMQVKYTSLIVLVCLLLSACSSRNTPAPVSVLDTGRAKVSRKIHITGEHYRVQKGDTLYAIAFSANKDVREIAQINGIKPPYTIYPKQLIYIESQWLKKKKREKYRNSSKKSTKSTQKNNKKLKKEVAKPIQREYVRKQPSKKTVSKKVRSANKSAQTLSWQWPAQGKVTQRFSNKENGYKGVQIANRTGTSVRAAADGVVVYAGDALRGYGNLIIVKHNDDYLSAYAHNSRLLVQEKQDVKAGQKIAEMGSSESPVTALRFEIRYRGKAVNPSKYLP is encoded by the coding sequence ATGCAAGGGCGCTTTATGCAAGTGAAATACACCAGTTTGATAGTACTGGTTTGCTTGTTATTGAGTGCTTGCTCGTCTCGAAATACACCCGCACCGGTTTCTGTCCTAGACACTGGTCGGGCCAAAGTGTCACGAAAAATTCATATCACCGGGGAGCACTATCGTGTGCAAAAAGGCGATACCCTCTACGCCATTGCTTTTAGTGCTAACAAAGATGTCCGGGAAATCGCGCAAATCAATGGTATTAAGCCGCCGTACACTATTTACCCAAAGCAGTTGATTTACATCGAGTCGCAATGGCTAAAAAAGAAAAAGCGAGAAAAATATCGTAACTCGAGTAAAAAGTCTACAAAATCAACACAAAAAAATAACAAAAAATTAAAGAAAGAGGTTGCGAAGCCGATACAACGGGAGTATGTTCGAAAACAACCTAGTAAAAAAACTGTTAGCAAAAAAGTACGTTCTGCTAACAAGTCAGCTCAAACTTTGAGCTGGCAATGGCCAGCACAGGGAAAGGTCACGCAGCGTTTCTCTAACAAAGAAAATGGCTATAAAGGGGTGCAGATAGCCAACCGAACAGGGACTTCTGTTCGCGCTGCCGCCGATGGTGTGGTCGTGTATGCGGGTGATGCGCTACGGGGATACGGTAATTTAATCATAGTGAAACATAACGATGATTATCTTAGTGCGTACGCACACAATTCGCGTTTACTAGTACAGGAAAAACAGGATGTCAAAGCTGGGCAAAAGATTGCCGAGATGGGCAGCTCTGAGTCCCCTGTTACCGCTCTTCGTTTTGAAATCCGGTATCGAGGCAAAGCAGTCAATCCGAGCAAGTACTTACCCTAG
- the surE gene encoding 5'/3'-nucleotidase SurE, with protein MRILLSNDDGVHAKGIAALYQALQQIAEVDVVAPDRNCSGASNSLTLMNPLRAHKLDNGFISINGAPTDCVHVALNALLEQQPDLVVAGVNHGANLGDDTLYSGTVAAATEGRHMGLPAIAVSLVGPECEHFETAAQVTVDIIKKLKSHPLPKDQIININVPDVPYRELRGIKVTRLGARHKAETMTAQRDPWGRKVYWYGSLGPELDAGAGTDFDAIRQGFAAVTPMSVDMTAHESITPLQEWLLESGDDR; from the coding sequence ATGAGAATATTGCTAAGTAATGATGATGGTGTGCATGCCAAGGGAATAGCCGCTTTATATCAAGCGTTGCAGCAAATTGCTGAGGTTGATGTGGTGGCACCCGATCGAAACTGCAGTGGTGCCAGTAACTCATTGACGTTAATGAACCCTCTGCGTGCCCACAAGCTAGATAATGGTTTTATCAGTATCAATGGCGCGCCGACCGACTGTGTACACGTTGCTTTGAATGCATTGTTGGAGCAGCAACCGGACTTAGTTGTCGCGGGCGTAAACCATGGTGCTAACTTGGGTGATGACACCCTTTATTCTGGCACAGTTGCCGCCGCCACCGAAGGCCGACACATGGGCTTACCAGCCATTGCTGTGTCGCTTGTAGGACCAGAGTGTGAGCACTTTGAGACGGCAGCACAAGTGACGGTTGATATAATCAAAAAGCTCAAGAGCCACCCATTACCGAAAGACCAAATTATTAATATCAATGTTCCTGATGTGCCTTACCGTGAACTTAGAGGCATTAAAGTGACGCGATTGGGTGCTCGTCATAAAGCGGAAACCATGACTGCACAGCGTGACCCTTGGGGTCGTAAGGTGTATTGGTATGGCTCGCTAGGCCCTGAACTGGATGCGGGGGCGGGCACTGATTTTGATGCAATCCGTCAAGGCTTTGCCGCAGTAACGCCAATGAGTGTAGATATGACCGCTCATGAAAGCATTACTCCCTTGCAGGAATGGCTGTTGGAGTCTGGTGATGATCGGTAA
- the ispD gene encoding 2-C-methyl-D-erythritol 4-phosphate cytidylyltransferase yields the protein MTTQPRIVAIVPAAGVGSRMQSSTPKQYIELQGKTVLEHTLNKLMRVGEISAIKVAISAADDYFSTLAINKQVISTVAGGRERADSVLAALDALEQQSPDWVLVHDAARPLVCAHDIENLIAQCCAAKQGGILAAKVRDTIKRGCKRGCKRGCNSEDDGEFIDMTIPREHLYQALTPQFFPYELLRQSLRDALAAGANITDEASAMEWAGHPVRLITGRSDNFKITTPEDLQLANFLLAQQVTEFV from the coding sequence ATGACGACACAACCTCGCATTGTTGCCATCGTTCCCGCTGCGGGAGTGGGCTCCCGAATGCAATCAAGCACACCCAAGCAATACATCGAACTGCAGGGCAAAACAGTCTTAGAGCACACCCTGAATAAGCTTATGAGAGTAGGCGAGATCAGCGCCATTAAAGTGGCCATCAGTGCAGCTGATGATTACTTTTCCACGCTCGCCATCAATAAACAGGTTATTAGTACTGTCGCCGGAGGCCGTGAGCGCGCAGACTCGGTGTTGGCGGCGTTGGATGCCTTAGAGCAACAAAGCCCTGATTGGGTCTTGGTGCATGATGCGGCACGTCCTTTAGTGTGTGCACATGACATCGAGAATCTGATAGCGCAATGCTGCGCTGCAAAGCAAGGTGGTATTTTGGCCGCCAAGGTGCGCGATACGATAAAGCGCGGCTGCAAGCGCGGGTGCAAGCGCGGGTGCAATAGTGAAGATGACGGCGAGTTTATCGACATGACCATACCGCGAGAGCATTTATACCAAGCGTTGACGCCGCAATTCTTTCCTTATGAGCTCTTGCGCCAATCGCTGCGCGATGCGCTTGCTGCGGGTGCCAACATTACTGACGAAGCATCAGCCATGGAGTGGGCTGGACATCCGGTACGCTTAATCACCGGACGCAGTGATAATTTCAAAATAACCACGCCAGAAGACTTACAGTTAGCAAACTTTCTTTTGGCCCAACAAGTAACGGAGTTTGTATGA